One segment of Pseudooceanicola aestuarii DNA contains the following:
- the flhA gene encoding flagellar biosynthesis protein FlhA yields the protein MTTQARRSAGPGATFDLKGKGLANRDVGFALGVTAVLAVLFVPLPAAILDVGLAISLALSVLVLMVALWIPKPLEFNSFPTLLLVVTMLRLSLNVASTRLILSEGHSGTHAAGGVIEGFSQFMVSGNFIIGIVVFAILVVINFVVITKGSTRIAEVTARFSLDSMPGKQMAIDADMGAGLIDEDEARRRRKELEDESGFFGAMDGASKFVRGDAVAGIIITLINVIGGILIGILQHGLSLTEAANNYTVLTIGDGLVTQIPALIVSLAAGLIVTKGGTEGAANEAVLGQLSRFPKALFMSAGLLGVIGLLPGFPTLIFVLLAAAMVGLGVAMQRRAAALTRAQEATAAAERRAQAAPAEESVSETLKLDALRLELGEALVPLISNSDAALAGKIKSLRNLFAREFGFVLPSVRIKDEPMLPALTYAILVQGVEMARGEVRPMGMMVVNPGDLAVPGERAKDPTFGLEALWIDPQYAPQAEARGLTVVDPESVITTHLTEVVKENMADLVTYGATRDLIDGLDRDYQKLANEIPGNAPVVLVQHVLQALLAERVSIRNLPLIVEAIAEAKRTTSNVVSITEQVRRRLASQICNALADESRFISVIGMSPAWEKEFIEALRINGEDRNFVMSPQRVQEFVIDARKEIQKFAEQDQWPALLVSPEIRSFVRLMLERVSPMTAVLSHNEVHRKVSLRTVATVGK from the coding sequence ATGACCACGCAGGCCCGCCGCAGCGCCGGTCCTGGCGCCACGTTCGACCTGAAAGGCAAGGGCCTGGCAAATCGCGATGTCGGCTTCGCCCTGGGGGTGACGGCGGTGCTGGCGGTGCTGTTCGTGCCGCTGCCCGCAGCGATCCTGGACGTCGGGCTGGCGATTTCGCTGGCGCTGTCGGTGTTGGTGCTGATGGTCGCGCTGTGGATACCCAAGCCGCTGGAATTCAACTCCTTTCCCACGCTTCTTCTGGTGGTGACGATGCTGCGCCTGTCGCTCAACGTCGCCTCCACCCGGTTGATCCTGTCGGAGGGGCACAGCGGCACCCATGCCGCCGGCGGCGTGATCGAAGGGTTCTCGCAATTCATGGTCTCGGGCAATTTCATCATCGGGATCGTCGTCTTCGCGATCCTGGTGGTGATCAACTTCGTGGTGATCACCAAGGGCTCCACCCGGATTGCCGAGGTCACGGCGCGGTTCTCCCTCGATTCCATGCCGGGCAAGCAGATGGCCATCGACGCCGACATGGGCGCCGGCCTGATCGACGAGGACGAAGCCCGCCGCCGCCGCAAGGAGCTGGAGGACGAAAGCGGGTTCTTCGGCGCCATGGACGGGGCGTCGAAATTCGTGCGCGGCGATGCGGTGGCGGGGATCATCATCACCCTGATCAACGTGATCGGCGGCATCCTGATCGGCATCCTGCAACACGGGCTGTCGCTGACCGAGGCGGCGAACAACTACACCGTGCTGACCATCGGCGACGGGCTGGTCACGCAGATCCCCGCGCTGATCGTGTCGCTGGCCGCCGGGCTGATCGTGACCAAGGGCGGCACCGAAGGCGCGGCCAACGAGGCGGTGCTGGGCCAGCTGTCGCGCTTTCCCAAGGCGCTGTTCATGTCGGCGGGGCTACTGGGAGTGATCGGATTGCTGCCGGGGTTCCCGACGTTGATCTTTGTCCTGCTGGCCGCCGCGATGGTCGGGCTGGGCGTCGCCATGCAGCGCCGCGCCGCCGCCCTGACCCGCGCTCAGGAGGCCACCGCCGCCGCAGAACGCCGCGCCCAGGCCGCCCCGGCCGAGGAAAGCGTCAGCGAGACCCTGAAACTGGACGCCCTGCGGCTGGAGCTGGGGGAGGCGCTGGTGCCGCTGATCTCGAATTCCGACGCGGCCTTGGCCGGCAAGATCAAGAGCCTGCGCAACCTCTTTGCCCGTGAATTCGGCTTTGTCCTGCCCTCGGTGCGGATCAAGGACGAACCGATGTTGCCCGCGCTGACCTATGCCATCCTTGTGCAGGGCGTCGAGATGGCGCGCGGCGAGGTGCGGCCGATGGGCATGATGGTGGTCAATCCCGGCGACCTGGCCGTGCCGGGCGAACGCGCCAAGGATCCGACCTTTGGTCTCGAAGCGCTGTGGATCGACCCGCAATACGCCCCCCAGGCCGAGGCCCGCGGGCTGACCGTGGTCGATCCCGAAAGCGTCATCACCACCCATCTGACAGAGGTGGTGAAGGAAAATATGGCCGATCTGGTCACCTATGGCGCCACCCGCGACCTGATCGACGGGCTGGACCGCGACTACCAGAAGCTGGCCAATGAAATTCCCGGAAATGCGCCCGTGGTGCTGGTGCAGCACGTCTTGCAGGCGCTGCTGGCGGAACGGGTCTCCATCCGCAACCTGCCCCTGATCGTCGAGGCCATCGCCGAGGCCAAGCGGACGACCTCCAACGTGGTGAGCATCACCGAACAGGTGCGCCGCCGCCTGGCCAGCCAGATCTGCAACGCGCTGGCCGACGAATCGCGGTTCATTTCGGTGATCGGCATGTCGCCCGCCTGGGAGAAGGAATTCATCGAGGCGCTGCGCATCAATGGCGAGGACCGGAACTTCGTGATGTCGCCGCAACGGGTGCAGGAATTCGTCATCGACGCCCGCAAGGAGATCCAGAAATTCGCCGAACAGGACCAATGGCCCGCGTTGCTCGTCAGCCCGGAAATCCGGTCCTTTGTCCGGCTGATGCTGGAACGGGTCAGCCCGATGACCGCCGTGCTGTCGC
- the flgC gene encoding flagellar basal body rod protein FlgC, with translation MDSLKSILSVAASGMRAQGERLKVVSENVANAASSGSTPGADPYQRKVISFAEMVDRDSGASMVEVADITRDTTEFELRYDPSHPAADPDGFVKVSNVQTVMEMSNMREASRSYEANLNMFETARRMRSSLLDLLK, from the coding sequence ATGGATAGTCTGAAATCCATTCTCTCCGTCGCCGCCAGCGGCATGCGCGCCCAGGGAGAGCGGCTGAAGGTCGTATCGGAGAACGTCGCCAACGCCGCGTCTTCGGGCAGCACGCCGGGGGCGGACCCTTACCAGCGCAAGGTCATCTCCTTCGCCGAGATGGTGGACCGCGACAGTGGTGCCTCCATGGTGGAGGTCGCAGACATCACCCGCGACACCACGGAGTTCGAACTGCGCTATGACCCCTCCCACCCGGCGGCGGATCCCGACGGCTTCGTCAAGGTCTCCAACGTGCAGACGGTGATGGAGATGAGCAACATGCGTGAAGCCTCCCGCAGCTACGAAGCCAATCTGAACATGTTCGAGACGGCGCGGCGCATGCGCTCCTCCCTTCTTGATCTGCTGAAATAG
- a CDS encoding transglycosylase SLT domain-containing protein yields MRRALPMIALALLIGQGAVAQADWRGFYRPTAAATPRVQPAPADGAPPSRAAAQGVCVREILLAQLRHAIPDNLLLGIGLQEAGMTHEGQHTIWPWTANSDGDGRFFASRAAARDWVQSELDRGVRSVDIGCMQINLRWHPEAFATVDDGLDPAANVDYAARLLLRHHRNRGSWAEAAAAYHSGTPDVGAGYLARLDRNVATANSRIAAFRDLAARAVTLANAPAPRTGPLRSPRPARGGPAWTSWLTTAEAGAHSLTASAALQPLFGATFAGGRP; encoded by the coding sequence ATGCGCCGGGCCCTTCCGATGATCGCGCTGGCGCTGCTGATCGGGCAGGGCGCGGTGGCGCAGGCGGATTGGCGCGGGTTCTACCGGCCTACGGCTGCCGCAACGCCCCGGGTCCAGCCCGCCCCGGCTGACGGCGCCCCCCCCTCCAGAGCTGCCGCGCAGGGGGTTTGCGTGCGGGAAATCCTGCTGGCGCAGCTCCGTCACGCCATCCCTGACAACCTGCTGTTGGGCATCGGCCTGCAAGAGGCCGGGATGACCCACGAGGGGCAGCACACGATCTGGCCCTGGACCGCCAATTCCGATGGCGACGGCCGCTTTTTCGCCAGCCGCGCCGCCGCCCGTGACTGGGTGCAATCCGAGCTGGACCGTGGCGTCCGGTCGGTTGATATCGGCTGCATGCAGATCAACCTGCGCTGGCATCCCGAGGCATTCGCAACCGTCGATGACGGGCTGGATCCGGCGGCCAACGTGGATTACGCGGCCCGCCTGCTGCTGCGGCACCATCGCAACCGGGGCAGTTGGGCAGAGGCAGCGGCGGCCTATCATTCGGGCACCCCGGACGTGGGCGCCGGCTACCTGGCGCGGTTGGACCGCAACGTCGCGACGGCCAACAGCCGTATCGCCGCGTTTCGCGACCTGGCCGCGCGCGCCGTCACCCTGGCCAACGCCCCGGCCCCCCGCACCGGTCCCCTCCGCAGTCCACGCCCGGCGCGCGGCGGCCCGGCCTGGACCTCGTGGCTGACCACCGCAGAGGCGGGCGCCCATAGCCTGACCGCCAGCGCGGCCCTGCAACCGCTGTTCGGTGCAACCTTCGCCGGGGGGCGGCCATGA
- a CDS encoding flagellar hook-basal body complex protein FliE yields MADFTSLLSNTAVNGAYRASQEIKGDAVAPQAEETGVSFADLVAEAGTDTLHTMRSAEATAQAGLTGQIDTQQVVEATLELESTVRVAVTVRDKLVEAYQEIMRMPV; encoded by the coding sequence ATGGCCGATTTCACCTCACTTCTGTCCAACACGGCGGTCAACGGCGCCTATCGCGCCTCGCAGGAGATCAAGGGCGATGCCGTTGCGCCGCAGGCAGAGGAGACCGGCGTCAGCTTTGCCGATCTTGTGGCGGAGGCAGGGACCGATACCCTGCATACCATGCGCAGCGCCGAGGCGACGGCGCAGGCCGGGCTAACCGGGCAGATCGACACGCAACAGGTGGTCGAGGCCACGCTGGAGCTGGAATCCACCGTGCGCGTTGCGGTGACGGTCCGGGACAAGCTGGTCGAAGCCTATCAGGAAATCATGCGGATGCCGGTCTGA
- a CDS encoding flagellar biosynthetic protein FliQ, producing the protein MTEADTHTILSDAFLTVLYAAAPIMAIALAVGLCIAFFQALTQIQEMTLTFVPKIAAIFLGLLVFTPFMYATVKALSDRVFDLIVSGGV; encoded by the coding sequence GTGACGGAGGCTGACACCCACACGATCCTGTCGGACGCGTTCCTGACCGTGCTTTATGCTGCGGCGCCGATCATGGCGATCGCGCTGGCGGTGGGTCTGTGCATCGCCTTCTTCCAGGCGCTGACGCAGATTCAGGAAATGACCCTGACTTTCGTGCCCAAGATCGCCGCCATTTTCCTGGGGCTGCTGGTGTTCACGCCGTTCATGTATGCCACCGTCAAGGCGCTGTCGGACCGGGTGTTCGACCTGATCGTCAGCGGGGGCGTGTGA